GGGACGGACACCCTGGTCCGCGCATCGTGCGACCGACGAACCTCAAGAGGAGACAAGATGAGCACCACCTCGCCGACCCAGCGCCGACGCTTCCTGAAGAAGGCCGCCACCAGTGCTGCCACCGCCGGCGCGTTGGCCACCCCGATGATCGCCACGGCGCAGACCACCGCGCTGCGCTTCCAGAGCACCTGGCCGGCCAAGGACATCTTCCACGAGTACGCCAACGACTTCGCCAAGAAGGTCAACGACATGGCCGGCGGCAAACTCAAGATCGAGGTGCTTCCCGCGGGCGCCGTCGTGCCGGCTTTCCAGCTGCTGGAGGCCGTCAACAAGGGCACGCTCGACGGCGGCCACGGCGTCGTCGCCTATCACTACGGCAAGAATTCCGCGCTCGCGCTTTGGGGCTCCGGTCCGGCCTTCGGCATGGATCCGAACATGGTGCTCGCGTGGCACAACTACGGCGGCGGCAAGGCGCTGCTCGAGGAGATCTACAAGTCGATCAACATGGACGTGGTGTCGTACCTGTACGGTCCGATGCCCACGCAGCCGCTCGGCTGGTTCAAGAAGCCGGTCGCCAAGGTCGCCGATCTGAAGGGCCTGAAATTCCGCACGGTCGGCCTGTCGGTCGACATCTTCA
The Piscinibacter sp. XHJ-5 DNA segment above includes these coding regions:
- the dctP gene encoding TRAP transporter substrate-binding protein DctP produces the protein MSTTSPTQRRRFLKKAATSAATAGALATPMIATAQTTALRFQSTWPAKDIFHEYANDFAKKVNDMAGGKLKIEVLPAGAVVPAFQLLEAVNKGTLDGGHGVVAYHYGKNSALALWGSGPAFGMDPNMVLAWHNYGGGKALLEEIYKSINMDVVSYLYGPMPTQPLGWFKKPVAKVADLKGLKFRTVGLSVDIFTALGTAVNPLPGGEIVPALDRGLIDAAEFNNASSDRALGFQDVAKNCMLQSFHQSGEQFEILFNKGKYNALATELKAIIDYAVQAASADMSWKAIDRNTKDYEELKKAGVKFYKTPDAILRAQLEAWDKIVATKSSENALFKKVIESQKAFAQAAGQWQSDYMVDFKMAYNHYFAKKKG